The Ostreibacterium oceani genomic sequence TATGGACGTATCGAAGCGATAATAACGCGCGCCAAGGCCTATGCGAATGCGATGGGTGTTAGTGAAGATTATATCGAATCGGTTTATCGCCACTTGATTGATGAATCGATTCGCCAGGAAAAAGCCGTTTGGCTAGCGACTCAAGCCACCCAAGCAGCACAGACGCAACCCACCGATAATCATTCGGGTTAATACTTATTTTGCGCGGCGCATAAATTGCGTTAGACTGGTGCCTGCAATAATAATCACGGTGCCGATTAGCATTTTTAGTGTAACTTGCTCGTTTAGCAGCACCATCCCCCAGAAAATGCCAAATACGGGCACGAGTAACGTAACACTGCTGGTACGCGTTGGGCCGACAATTTTGATGACGCTGTAATAGGCAAGCATAGCGAGTGCTGTCGATAAGACCG encodes the following:
- a CDS encoding chorismate mutase, whose product is MSKLAKPTIQRCRDLDEVRQAVDALDAQIIPLLCERIQYIVQAAAFKETASDVRIYGRIEAIITRAKAYANAMGVSEDYIESVYRHLIDESIRQEKAVWLATQATQAAQTQPTDNHSG